In the genome of Populus nigra chromosome 9, ddPopNigr1.1, whole genome shotgun sequence, one region contains:
- the LOC133703295 gene encoding GDSL esterase/lipase At5g45670-like, with the protein MEAVQKKWWVVCVVFLVLLSVKYGARAQQVPCYFIFGDSLVDNGNNNQLSSLAKANYMPYGIDFPRGPTGRFSNGRTTVDVIAEQLGFRNYIPPYATARGRDILGGVNYASAAAGIREETGRQLGDRISFSGQVRNYQNTVSQIVNILGDKNTTANYLSKCILSIALGSNDYLNNYFMPQLYSSSRQYTPEQYANVLIQQYTQQLRILYNNGARKFALIGLGQIGCSPSELAQNSPDGRTCVQRINSANQIFNDKLRSLVAQFNGNTPDARFIYINAYGIFQDLLTRPAAFGFTNTNTGCCGVGRNNGQITCLPLQAPCRNRNQYVFWDAFHPTEAVNVIIGRRSYSAQSASDAYPYDIRQLAQQ; encoded by the exons atggagGCAGTGCAGAAGAAATGGTGGGTGGTGTGTGTGGTTTTTTTAGTCTTGCTTTCAGTAAAATATGGGGCTAGAGCGCAACAAGTTCCTTGCTACTTCATTTTCGGGGATTCTTTGGTCGATAATGGCAATAATAATCAACTTTCATCTTTGGCTAAAGCTAATTATATGCCTTATGGGATTGACTTCCCTCGCGGACCTACCGGAAGGTTTTCCAATGGTAGAACAACAGTTGACGTTATTG CTGAACAATTGGGTTTCCGCAACTACATTCCACCTTATGCTACAGCAAGGGGCCGAGATATACTCGGGGGAGTGAATTATGCATCAGCAGCAGCTGGAATTAGAGAGGAAACAGGCCGACAACTG ggAGATCGAATCAGTTTTAGCGGACAAGTACGAAACTACCAAAATACTGTCTCACAAATTGTGAACATACTGGGTGATAAGAACACGACAGCAAATTATCTTAGCAAGTGCATATTATCGATTGCACTAGGCAGCAATGACTACCTTAACAATTATTTCATGCCTCAGCTTTACTCATCTAGCCGGCAATATACACCAGAGCAATATGCCAACGTTCTTATCCAACAATATACTCAACAATTAAGG ATTTTGTACAACAATGGAGCCAGGAAGTTTGCCTTGATTGGACTGGGTCAGATTGGCTGCAGCCCAAGTGAACTGGCCCAAAATAGTCCTGATGGGAGAACATGTGTTCAGAGAATTAATTCTGCCAACCAGATTTTCAATGACAAGCTCAGATCTCTTGTTGCTCAATTCAACGGAAATACTCCTGATGCAAGATTTATCTACATCAATGCTTATGGAATTTTTCAAGATTTACTAACCAGACCTGCTGCTTTTG GATTTACGAACACAAACACTGGATGCTGCGGTGTTGGAAGGAATAATGGACAGATTACATGTCTACCTTTACAAGCTCCTTGCCGGAACAGAAACCAATACGTGTTTTGGGATGCGTTTCACCCG